One genomic window of Actinoplanes lobatus includes the following:
- a CDS encoding NAD-binding protein: protein MSAVPPTKIHKRPESDEDTRPHLVLCGADALVFTLAEELANSRHRIRITVVTPHRIRADVPDLATLADRGVEWRKADRLDERTFREAGLTGATGLALVMPDDMINLHAALCAREVEEELRVVVRMFNRELGHSVLRLFPDCAVLSDAEMAAPAFVASALGEVAPTHFRHSGRTLYVAHREDVAERQVILTLTTAGDRGEVSVLPEDPPPGSARPGDLVLAEALGRPAGEDVTRRLLTRAGRRRRPLRAVGRVLRAALSRKLGIAVLITLATTVVAGLVLARFDKGGHGLWESVYVTLLTAVGSSDVEVERNPVAQAAQLVLTIAGLALIPLITAAVVDGMVNARLALAQGRVAGQLRDHIVLVGLGNVGTQVLRQLIDLGVRVVAIDRTADARGAKSAQRRGVPVIVGDASAEATLRAASIDTCRALVVLSTDDVVNLQAALQSRSARPDLRVVLRLFDDDFAQRVESAFQINTSRSVSRLCAPVFAAALLERDVHATIPVDRHAVMVATVTVSAGSLLDGAPLDHADHPGEARVIGMSAAGQSWVDWVPDRRRVLAEGDEILVVARRGGLRALVELASPPLQGAAQ, encoded by the coding sequence GTGAGTGCCGTACCGCCGACAAAGATCCACAAGCGTCCGGAGTCCGATGAGGACACGCGCCCCCACCTGGTGCTGTGCGGCGCGGACGCGCTGGTCTTCACCCTGGCCGAGGAACTCGCCAACTCCCGGCACCGGATCCGGATCACGGTGGTCACTCCGCACCGGATCCGGGCCGACGTCCCCGACCTCGCCACGCTCGCCGACCGCGGGGTGGAGTGGCGCAAGGCCGACCGGCTGGACGAGCGGACCTTCCGCGAGGCCGGGCTCACCGGCGCCACCGGGCTCGCCCTGGTCATGCCGGACGACATGATCAACCTGCACGCCGCGCTGTGCGCCCGCGAGGTCGAGGAGGAGCTGCGGGTCGTGGTGCGGATGTTCAACCGGGAGCTGGGGCACAGCGTGCTCCGGCTCTTCCCGGACTGCGCGGTGCTGTCCGACGCCGAGATGGCCGCGCCGGCCTTCGTGGCGTCGGCACTGGGCGAGGTGGCTCCGACACATTTCCGGCACTCCGGCCGTACCCTCTATGTCGCTCACCGGGAGGACGTCGCGGAGCGACAGGTGATCCTCACCCTGACCACCGCCGGCGACCGGGGTGAGGTGAGCGTCCTGCCGGAGGACCCGCCGCCCGGTTCGGCGCGGCCGGGAGACCTGGTGCTGGCCGAGGCGCTCGGGCGCCCGGCCGGGGAGGACGTGACCCGCCGCCTGCTCACCCGGGCCGGCCGGCGCCGACGCCCGCTGCGTGCCGTCGGCCGGGTCCTGCGCGCCGCGCTCAGCCGCAAGCTCGGCATCGCGGTCCTGATCACGCTGGCCACCACGGTGGTGGCCGGTCTGGTTCTGGCCAGGTTCGACAAGGGCGGGCACGGGCTGTGGGAGTCGGTCTACGTGACCCTGCTGACCGCGGTCGGATCATCCGATGTGGAGGTGGAGCGCAATCCGGTGGCGCAGGCCGCGCAGCTCGTGCTGACCATCGCCGGGCTCGCGCTGATCCCGCTGATCACCGCGGCCGTGGTCGACGGCATGGTCAACGCCCGGCTCGCGCTGGCCCAGGGCCGGGTGGCCGGGCAGCTGCGGGACCACATCGTCCTGGTCGGGCTCGGCAACGTCGGCACGCAGGTGCTGCGCCAGCTCATCGACCTGGGGGTCCGGGTGGTGGCGATCGACCGCACCGCCGACGCCCGGGGCGCGAAGAGCGCGCAGCGGCGCGGGGTGCCGGTGATCGTGGGTGACGCGTCCGCCGAGGCCACGCTGCGGGCCGCCTCGATCGACACGTGCCGGGCGCTGGTCGTGCTCTCCACCGACGACGTGGTGAACCTCCAGGCCGCGTTGCAGTCCCGGTCGGCCCGGCCGGACCTGCGGGTGGTGCTGCGGCTCTTCGACGACGACTTCGCGCAGCGGGTCGAGTCGGCCTTCCAGATCAACACGTCCCGCAGCGTCTCCCGGCTGTGCGCCCCGGTCTTCGCGGCCGCGCTGCTGGAACGCGACGTGCACGCCACCATCCCGGTCGACCGGCACGCCGTGATGGTCGCGACGGTGACCGTGTCGGCCGGGTCCCTTCTGGACGGCGCGCCGCTGGACCACGCCGACCACCCCGGTGAGGCGCGGGTGATCGGCATGTCGGCGGCCGGCCAGAGCTGGGTCGACTGGGTGCCGGACCGGCGCCGGGTGCTGGCCGAGGGCGACGAGATCCTGGTGGTGGCCCGCCGGGGCGGGCTGCGCGCGCTCGTCGAGCTGGCCAGCCCGCCGCTACAGGGTGCCGCTCAGTGA
- a CDS encoding GNAT family N-acetyltransferase: protein MRIERVTAEAEVHRAADLFDAPPIEAATRRFLADPTHHLLLAYDDADRPVGMITGVETTHPDKGTEMLVYELGVAPVARLQGIGAALVDALAELARGRGCYGMWVATENDNKAALATYRRAGALEEMTFTLLSWDLNQD, encoded by the coding sequence ATGCGCATCGAACGGGTCACCGCCGAGGCCGAGGTCCACCGCGCGGCCGATCTCTTCGACGCGCCGCCGATCGAGGCCGCCACCCGCCGCTTCCTCGCCGACCCCACCCACCATCTACTGCTGGCCTACGATGACGCCGACCGGCCGGTCGGCATGATCACCGGGGTCGAGACCACCCACCCGGACAAGGGCACCGAGATGCTCGTCTACGAGCTGGGGGTGGCGCCGGTGGCCCGCCTCCAGGGGATCGGCGCGGCACTGGTCGACGCGCTCGCCGAACTGGCCCGCGGCCGGGGCTGCTACGGCATGTGGGTGGCCACCGAGAACGACAACAAGGCGGCCCTGGCCACCTACCGCCGGGCCGGTGCGCTCGAGGAGATGACGTTCACCCTGCTCAGCTGGGATCTCAACCAGGACTGA
- a CDS encoding outer membrane protein assembly factor BamB family protein has translation MAGPGDEDRPTAPEIEYSDPVDPWATAEAAAIAAGGQPGGYTPHPYPGGTWTIPGAVEATAEEEPPWKRRRTWLWAAGATVVVATAVTAAAVILWPGVSPIDFVPLAEPRRVTPSVPVTSAFADTEVLGDRAYLASADDNGTLRVVAADTTDGSTLWESDGAGQATTWKSMLALPDVVLLHSGPDSATSTSRVVALNAEDGKRLWDKRIGSYDEVRPGAKTVLWTDRETKRLVGIGLSDGAEKWTQADPDSSAIHLSTTIEDLAGPAGTAGRSFSPDFTDDERFVQIDGDQTATVRDLNTGKAVGDPLPSVASTSDEIVVHNGRLYVRGSAAPQRILSYDLGRLTENPVIVHTAPPNSSLSKLTPCGERLCFVQTESYDRTKDRVFALGRNGWPEPVDVPEVEDLVPVGDAVLAVGDETTTLIGASGRKGRTEQGVTVRLDAGNMLRFSDGLTTSVTDRAVWGIPLGESAVPLGQLADVRSASCSWNTSVITCAAEKDYVIYRFTD, from the coding sequence ATGGCGGGTCCGGGGGACGAGGATCGACCGACGGCTCCGGAGATCGAGTACTCCGATCCGGTCGACCCGTGGGCGACCGCCGAGGCCGCCGCAATCGCCGCCGGTGGACAGCCGGGCGGTTACACGCCGCACCCGTACCCCGGTGGCACCTGGACCATCCCGGGCGCGGTCGAGGCGACCGCGGAGGAGGAACCGCCGTGGAAGCGGCGGCGCACCTGGCTGTGGGCCGCTGGCGCGACGGTCGTCGTGGCCACCGCCGTCACCGCCGCCGCGGTGATCCTCTGGCCGGGTGTGTCCCCGATCGACTTCGTCCCGCTGGCGGAACCCCGACGGGTAACTCCCAGCGTGCCGGTCACCTCGGCGTTCGCCGACACCGAGGTGCTCGGCGACCGGGCCTACCTCGCGAGCGCCGACGACAACGGCACGCTGCGGGTGGTGGCCGCCGACACGACGGACGGGTCGACGCTGTGGGAGAGCGACGGCGCCGGTCAGGCCACCACGTGGAAATCGATGCTCGCGCTGCCCGACGTGGTGCTGCTCCACTCGGGTCCGGACTCGGCGACCAGCACGAGCCGGGTGGTGGCGCTGAACGCCGAGGACGGCAAGCGTCTCTGGGACAAGCGGATCGGCTCGTACGACGAGGTCCGCCCCGGTGCGAAGACCGTGCTGTGGACGGACCGGGAGACGAAACGGCTCGTCGGGATCGGGCTGTCCGACGGCGCCGAGAAGTGGACGCAGGCCGACCCGGACTCGTCGGCGATCCACCTGTCCACGACGATCGAGGATCTCGCCGGTCCGGCGGGCACGGCTGGGCGGTCCTTCTCCCCCGACTTCACCGACGACGAGCGGTTCGTCCAGATCGACGGCGACCAGACGGCCACGGTCCGCGACCTGAACACCGGGAAGGCCGTCGGCGATCCGCTGCCCAGCGTGGCGTCGACCAGCGACGAGATCGTGGTGCACAACGGCCGGCTCTACGTGCGGGGTTCCGCCGCGCCGCAGCGGATCCTCTCGTACGACCTGGGCCGGCTCACCGAGAACCCGGTCATCGTGCACACCGCCCCGCCGAACTCCTCGCTCAGCAAGCTGACCCCGTGCGGTGAGCGGCTCTGTTTCGTCCAGACGGAGAGCTACGACCGGACGAAGGACCGGGTCTTCGCGCTCGGCAGGAACGGCTGGCCGGAGCCGGTGGACGTGCCGGAGGTGGAGGACCTGGTCCCGGTCGGCGACGCCGTGCTGGCGGTCGGCGACGAGACCACCACCCTGATCGGCGCGTCCGGCCGGAAGGGCCGGACCGAGCAGGGCGTCACGGTACGCCTGGACGCCGGCAACATGCTGCGCTTCTCCGACGGCCTGACCACCTCGGTGACCGACCGGGCGGTCTGGGGCATCCCGCTCGGCGAGAGCGCCGTGCCGTTGGGGCAGCTCGCGGACGTACGGTCGGCGAGCTGCTCCTGGAACACCTCGGTGATCACCTGCGCCGCCGAGAAGGACTACGTGATCTACCGGTTCACCGACTGA
- a CDS encoding ABC transporter ATP-binding protein, with the protein MATVTYDKASRIYPGTERPAVNELNLEIGDGEFLVLVGPSGCGKSTSLRMLAGLEDVDRGRILINDKDVTHLPPKSRDIAMVFQNYALYPHMTVYENMAFALKLRKTPKAEIDRAVKEAAALLQLEEYLSRKPKALSGGQRQRVAMGRAIVRQPQVFLMDEPLSNLDAKLRVQTRSQIATLQAKLGVTTVYVTHDQVEAMTMGHRVAVMLDGVLQQVDTPRALYDTPGNVFVAGFMGSPAMNIKTVPLTEAGATFGPLTIPLTREQVAAAQQGGEGKVTIGFRPEAADVVGESAGALPIVVDLVEDLGSDANVYGHADLAHGSERFVVRTERRNMPHMGETVFVQPHTNALHVFNAGSGLRI; encoded by the coding sequence ATGGCTACCGTCACCTATGACAAGGCCTCCCGGATCTACCCGGGTACCGAGCGTCCCGCCGTCAACGAGCTGAACCTCGAGATCGGCGACGGAGAGTTCCTCGTCCTGGTCGGCCCCTCCGGTTGTGGCAAGTCCACCAGCCTGCGCATGCTCGCCGGCCTGGAGGACGTGGACCGCGGCCGCATCCTCATCAACGACAAGGACGTCACGCACCTCCCGCCGAAGTCCCGTGACATCGCGATGGTGTTCCAGAACTACGCTCTCTACCCGCACATGACGGTGTACGAGAACATGGCGTTCGCCCTGAAGCTGCGCAAGACCCCGAAGGCGGAGATCGACCGCGCCGTCAAGGAGGCCGCCGCGCTGCTCCAGCTCGAGGAGTACCTGTCGCGTAAGCCGAAGGCGCTCTCCGGTGGTCAGCGTCAGCGTGTTGCCATGGGCCGCGCCATCGTGCGCCAGCCGCAGGTGTTCCTCATGGACGAGCCGCTGTCGAACCTCGACGCCAAGCTCCGCGTCCAGACCCGTTCGCAGATCGCCACGCTGCAGGCCAAGCTCGGCGTCACCACCGTCTACGTCACCCACGACCAGGTCGAGGCCATGACCATGGGTCACCGGGTCGCGGTCATGCTGGACGGCGTGCTGCAGCAGGTGGACACCCCTCGGGCGCTCTACGACACCCCCGGCAACGTCTTCGTCGCCGGCTTCATGGGCTCCCCGGCCATGAACATCAAGACCGTGCCGCTGACCGAGGCGGGCGCCACCTTCGGCCCGCTGACCATCCCGCTGACCCGCGAGCAGGTCGCCGCGGCCCAGCAGGGTGGCGAGGGCAAGGTCACCATCGGCTTCCGTCCCGAGGCCGCCGACGTGGTCGGTGAGTCCGCCGGCGCGCTGCCGATCGTCGTCGACCTGGTCGAGGACCTCGGCTCGGACGCCAACGTCTACGGTCACGCCGACCTGGCCCACGGCTCGGAGCGGTTCGTCGTCCGGACCGAGCGCCGCAACATGCCGCACATGGGTGAGACGGTCTTCGTCCAGCCGCACACCAACGCGCTGCACGTCTTCAACGCCGGCTCGGGCCTCCGCATCTGA
- a CDS encoding RidA family protein yields the protein MATTCMTPILTEIPSPGYVQAAEVPSGSRLLFISGQIPQRPDGTVPEAFEEQCEQVWRNILASLEAAGMTHRNLVKVTTFLSRRDLRDSNSRIRQRVLDGHHPAVTVIITGIYDEQWLLEIEAVAAAAQR from the coding sequence ATGGCAACCACCTGCATGACACCGATCCTGACGGAGATCCCGAGCCCGGGATACGTACAAGCGGCCGAAGTGCCGTCCGGCAGCCGGCTGCTGTTCATCAGCGGCCAGATTCCCCAGCGGCCGGACGGCACGGTTCCGGAGGCCTTCGAGGAGCAGTGCGAGCAGGTGTGGCGTAACATCCTCGCCTCGCTCGAGGCGGCCGGCATGACCCACCGGAATCTGGTGAAGGTGACGACCTTCCTGAGCCGGCGGGATCTGCGGGACTCCAACTCCCGGATCCGGCAGCGTGTGCTCGACGGGCACCACCCGGCCGTCACCGTGATCATCACCGGCATCTACGACGAGCAATGGCTGCTGGAGATCGAGGCGGTGGCGGCCGCGGCCCAACGCTGA
- a CDS encoding APC family permease: MTASETKQSSLTRSLRAPGLIVHYVTSVIGVGVLIIPGHAAAAAGPLSLLAWLILVIYSYPFALIFARLSMRHPTSRGIPAFIEHAYGRRASQVSSVFLVLTLLVANPVLGLAAFRYLYTIWDPAPSNLMVIGYGFLFVLGSILFNLLGIKVSTRVQAVLLGCLIGFLVLVIVVSLPHADTGNLTPFAPHGWMSVGSALIICFFGFIGWENAAPVAEEVVDPQRTFPRAIFLAVFLVGVLYFMMALTVVLVVPSEAASGEQITAFSTLLKIASGRSIAIVGNIVAVILLVLATNAWVLGTSRVIYATARDGLLPKVLTKVSARHSVPWAALLFLVPGYGVFLAILAISGEDETMIITASSAAFLVVFLVTFLAARKILVGRGIRALNMIVIVVTAAILPFFGESLLYAGAFFVIALGLILLRERRTGANRPNRDGSLVAKVGDDA, from the coding sequence ATGACCGCCTCGGAGACGAAGCAATCCTCGTTGACCCGGTCGCTGCGAGCGCCCGGCCTGATCGTGCACTATGTCACCTCGGTGATCGGCGTCGGTGTGCTGATCATCCCCGGACACGCGGCCGCAGCTGCCGGCCCTCTGTCGCTGCTCGCCTGGCTGATCCTCGTGATCTATTCCTATCCGTTCGCGCTGATCTTCGCCCGCCTGTCGATGCGGCACCCGACGAGCCGGGGCATCCCGGCGTTCATCGAGCACGCGTACGGTCGGCGCGCCTCCCAGGTGTCGTCGGTCTTCCTCGTCCTGACCCTGCTGGTGGCCAATCCGGTGCTGGGCCTGGCCGCGTTCCGTTACCTCTACACGATCTGGGATCCGGCGCCGAGCAACCTCATGGTCATCGGCTACGGGTTCCTGTTCGTCCTCGGCTCGATCCTCTTCAACCTGCTCGGCATCAAGGTCAGCACGAGGGTGCAGGCCGTGCTGCTGGGCTGCCTCATCGGCTTCCTGGTGCTGGTCATCGTGGTCTCCCTGCCGCACGCCGACACCGGCAACCTGACACCGTTCGCGCCGCACGGCTGGATGTCCGTCGGATCCGCCCTGATCATCTGCTTCTTCGGCTTCATCGGCTGGGAGAACGCCGCACCGGTCGCCGAGGAGGTGGTGGATCCGCAGCGGACCTTCCCGCGCGCGATCTTCCTGGCCGTCTTCCTCGTCGGCGTGCTCTATTTCATGATGGCGCTGACCGTCGTCCTGGTCGTGCCCTCGGAGGCGGCGAGCGGCGAGCAGATCACCGCGTTCAGCACCCTGCTCAAGATCGCCTCCGGGCGGAGCATCGCGATCGTCGGCAACATCGTGGCGGTGATCCTCCTCGTGCTCGCGACCAACGCCTGGGTACTCGGAACCTCCCGGGTCATCTACGCGACGGCGCGGGACGGCCTGTTGCCCAAGGTGCTGACGAAGGTTTCCGCGCGGCACAGCGTCCCGTGGGCCGCACTGCTCTTCCTGGTGCCGGGCTACGGGGTCTTCCTGGCGATCCTCGCGATCTCCGGCGAGGACGAGACGATGATCATCACGGCGTCGTCGGCCGCGTTCCTCGTGGTCTTCCTCGTGACGTTCCTGGCGGCCCGCAAGATCCTGGTGGGACGGGGGATCCGGGCGCTCAACATGATCGTCATCGTGGTCACCGCGGCGATCCTCCCGTTCTTCGGGGAGAGCCTGCTCTACGCCGGCGCCTTCTTCGTGATCGCTCTCGGGCTCATCCTGCTGCGTGAGCGACGCACTGGCGCAAATCGGCCGAACCGGGACGGTTCTCTGGTAGCAAAGGTAGGCGACGACGCCTGA